Genomic segment of Juglans microcarpa x Juglans regia isolate MS1-56 chromosome 7S, Jm3101_v1.0, whole genome shotgun sequence:
tccacccagccaatcttcgttctattttctcaataactgtGTTCCAAATAGACAAAGCCCGTGAAGCAGCCCCCAATGGTAACCCCAAATAAGTCATAGGAAGAGAAGCGACCTTGCACCCAAGAGTGTTAGCCAACTGTTGAGAAATGTTGACGTTTTCAACAGGCACTAATTCTGATTTATGGAAGTTAACTCTTAAACCTGAcgctgcttcaaaacaaaaaagaagcgCCTTCAGTGCCTAAGTTGATCTTGCTCTCCATCACagaaaattaaagtgtcatcTGCGAATAATAAATGGGAGACTGAGATAAGACCCCTTTGTGGATCACCCACAGAAAATCCAGCCATAAAACCATGACTAACCACAGCCGATAACATCCTACTCAAAGCCTCCATGACAATAACGAAAAGTAGAGGGGACAAGGGATCACCCTGTCTTAAGCCTTGAGAGCTATTGAAAAAACCCTCTGGGTTACTATTGATCAAGACTGAAAATCTTGCCGTTGAAATGCACAATCTGATCCACATacaccacctctccccaaagccacatctcttcAAGAAGTACAAGAGGAATTCccagttaacatgatcatatgctttttccatatctagtttaCAAATAATACCTGGAGTGCCAGACTTTAATCTACTATCCAgacattcatttgcaattaagACCGAGTCCAGAATCTGATGAccccttacaaaagcattttgtggcTTTGAGATTACTTCATCAATTGCCACCCCTAACCTGTTAGCAAGCAcctttgcaatgattttgtatatccCATTAATGAGGCTAATGGGCCTAAAATCCTTCAACTCCACAGCTTCAGGTTTCTTCATaatcaaagcaataaaagtagcattcaGACTTTTCTTGAATTTCCCTGCTGAGAAAAGCTCCTGAAACACACTCATAATGTCATCTTTCACGACctcccaacatgtttgaaaaaacCCCATTGTAAAACCATTGGGATCTGGTGCTTTATCCTTTACCATCTTACGAACCACATCCAAAACCTCCACCTCCTCAAAAGATCGTTCCAACCAGGATGCTGTCTGTGGTTCTATGGACTCAAAACCAAGTCCATCTAGTTTGGGCCTCCAACCCTCATTTTCTGTAAATAGAAGATCATAGAAATTCACCACATGTTCTCGGATCACAGGGGCCTTTGTGCAATCACTACCGTTgattttcagcatctcaataGAGTTAGTTCTCCGATGAGAGTTAGCCACttaatggaaaaattttgtGCTTCGATCCCCTTCCTTTAACCAAAGAGCTCTTGACTTCTGACGCCAAGAGATCTCTTCTAAAGTTaaaaccctttccaactctGATGCCAGCGCTATCTTGCTTGAAGCTTCCTCTGGGGTAAGAGCCCTATCCTCAATAATCCTTTCAAGATTCTGTAACTCCtccattaaaattttcttttgctcCCCTATATTTCCAAACGATTAGAAattccaaagctttaaatcTTTCTTTAACGCTTTCAGTTTGCCTGCAAGAATATAAGAGGGGGTACCATAaaactgataagaagaccaccaaaGCCTTACCATCTCCATGAAGCCATCGAATTtaagccacatgttttcgaacttGAAATAACGACGACCTCCTTGAATACCACCTCCATCTAATAATATTGGAAAATGATCCGAGTATAGACGCGGCAGTCGCTTCTGACATACCTCTGGATAATGGCTTTCCCAGTCCGgcaattttaaaaatctatCTAGCTGGGACCAAGTTTGACTGTTAGACCATGCGAAGAGACTGCCAACTAGAGGGAATTCAACCAAATTCAGGTAAAAAATGCACTCTGAAAATTCAGCCATGGCTGGATGTAATCGGGTGCTTCCAGATCTTTCGCTAGGGAACCTTACTACATTAAAATCTCCTCCAATGCAACAAGGAAGTCCCCACCCACTATAGATAGCAGCCATTTCGTCCCACAAACAGCTTCTAATATTGTCAATGTTCGGTCCATAAACATCTGCAAAAGCTCACAAGAAATTATCATTTACCAtcttaaaagagcaagccaCTGTAAATTCCCCTACAAACTCCTCCATCTTCTCCACaacccttttatcccacatcaccaaaatactGCCCGATGCCCCTCAGAAGCTAGATAGGCCCAATCTGCATACGGGCAACCCCACACATTTCTCACGAGCTTTCTGTTTACCAATTTCAGTTtggtttcttgtaaacatacgATGTCCGCCTTCCAATCCCGAAGTAGATTTCTTATGCGTAGCCGTTTATTAGCCTCGTTCAACCCGCGAACGTTCCAAGACACAATTTTTGGTTTCATAAAGACACAGTCAACCCCTTCCCTTTGGACCTAACGCGGCTTGAGCTACCCTCATTCAACGACCAATTAAGCCTATTAAGCTCCCGTTTCTTCTTAGAATCAGCTTTCGTGGACTGAATATGACTCGCCTCAATGGACGTGAGGAGGGCCATAAACTGTTCTTCATATCCCACACATTTCATACCCACAACCTGTTGGATGTCCTTTACCGTTTGGAATAACCACTCAGAGAATTCAAAGTCATACAGTAACGAACAATATAATGGAAAAGGCTCCCTTTCTACTGCATCTCCTTCCCCCCCGAACAGATTATTTCCTTTCCATTCTACTACAGTGCCCACTTTGTCCACTGCAAGAGAATTCGAGAAGTCCATATTAACCTCCAAGCGTCCCTGCGATAACCCCCCAGCTTTATCTTCCATGAAAACCCccctccttatttctccttccgATAGTACCTCCAGATGTTCGTCGTGGGTAGAACAAAGACCCAACTGAAGAGATGACGGTTCTACGGTATGGATCGGCATTTTCTGGGAGTCAACTTCTTGAAAACTACTGAACGGAGACGGAATCTGCGATTTCTCCTCCTTGCGCGACGGTAGAATTTGATCTACCACCATCACCAGCGTAACCTGAGTCGAGGCCGAGTAGTCGACCACCGTCGAACAAGTCTGTGAAGGTCCCGCAGCCAAAGGAGGAAGAGATCCCTCGATTTGGTTTCGATCCAAACCCTCACACTCTGGAAAAGGACCCTCCGTCGACGTAGATGCCTTCGCCGATGGAGCGACGGCCTGCGGCGAGACCATCGGCGCGGTCACCTACGGCGAGCCCACCTGAAGCCTCATCGTCGATGTTGATATGGGCCCATGGACCAATGGGTCAACAACGGCCTTTGGAGTCCCGACAGACTCTGCTGGGTCGAGAATAGCCTTGGGTTGAGGCCCATCTACTGCTCCCAAAGCCTGTCCCTTTCCTAAGCCCCCGTGAGGTTCCATCTCCTGCCCCAAAATGTTGCGTTTCAGCCAACCAACTATATCATTTAGTTCTCCCAAGCGTGTTTTGATGACAGCTAACGCCTCTACCCATGTTTCCTTATTCGGACCAACATCCTCCCTGCCATTAACGTCGCTGCACTGACCCCTCTCCAAAGCTGGGACACCACCAAGCTTGAGCAATCCTGACGTCTCTGACCCCTTCGCAACCCAAGGCCCCTCTTGTCGACCAAGTAACGCCTCCCTGAATGAGGACGGAAGAACTCCATGCAAAGGTTTCGCAGGTGCAACACCATCTTTAACAGCATCCTGCAACACCACCATTAGGTTCCTCCAGCCCACCCCACCTCTGCCTTCAGGGATAAAGATGAAACTCCTTCTCCCACCACCTTCATACTCTGCCAGAACCATATAAGTCCCTCTAGCATTGGAACAACTTTGAGCAATATAGCCTCTGTCCCCATCCCTGTGAGCAGAGTAGAAACCCCTATCTGTAGCTTCAGACCACCCTCCAGAGCTCTACAAAACCACCTAGCAATCCCCACCCCTACTCTCATATTTTTCACCCCTTTCGGTCCTTTCTCACTCAAAAATACGTAACGCCCATCCCTGCTCACCTCAAAAAGCTTAGCCTCAATCACAACACGTTTCATGACTAGCACTATCCAGTGTAAACAGAACACTAACCAACACCTACGCCATTAACAGAAAGCTAATGGAGAGAAACACTAACTGTGTGAATATTTCGcatgtgtacggagagaaagAAATGCATATCATGTGTAAATCAACAGAACCATAAGGGCTTTTAACTTGTTTCCAGAAGCTAACAAAAGCAAGCTCCTCATATGCTACTTCTGTTCCTTAGGACTTGATGTCTTCGTCAAAGCTTCTTCAAAAGCAACCAAATCATGTGGTTTGATACACGGGAGTGAGagcaaaatcttttttttttgataattgtGAGAGCAAAATCTGGGACAACAAAACAGGAAGATCCTATAGCACCTGACCTGGGAAGCCAACTCGGCAGTTGGTACGATGATAACAACTTGAGGACTTTGTGACGAGGTTTTGCTTAGTTCTTGAAGTTCTTCTTGCCTCAGACGCTGAATTATTGGTGCAAGATAAGCCAATAGCTTCCTACAAAATTCACACCTTATACCAGCCCTAAAACCAACCACAAATAGAGGAAGTTCATGCTAGGTGTCCATCAATACTTCACATCTAGTCaccaaaattttgtttatacTCGACAATTGGCCCGCTGCCTTGCttttgatttaaaaagaaaaactcaatcaAACTTATCATGGCACTTCAGATACATATACCTCTCAAGAAGCTAAGTCTTCATATCTTGTCATGTGCTTAGTGGTGGTGGTTACCACCTTCTTACATCTATTTCAACATGACACCAACAATCCCAGGCCTAGATTATCAGGTTTCATCTATGCAAAGCTCACTCTTCGATCATCACTCATCTCAAAATAACTTCTCTAATGAAGCAAGCCAACTGATAAACACCACAGGATCAGCCTTTCCCTCAAAATCTGGAATATCCACCAACACACCACGTCGCACAAACAAGAAGTTGGGTGCATCAACCTAGATCAACTAATCAGTCCTAAAAATCATCAAGTGTTTCctgatttagaaaaaaaataagctcatgtctatagGTGAAATCCCTTCTAAACAATCTTTGCAAATGCCCACACATTATTTGAAATTGCATTGATACCCCTTGCAGGACAGTTGTATCACACACTAAAACCAATTGAATGCATCCATCTACATCACATAGAAATCAAGGAGACCCATTGCTGTACAACCTACTTAGCAATGAaatattacttacaaaaaaaatagcaataaaatgTTCCAATAAGATTTAAACATCCATTCTTTCTTCTTAAGTGAGAGCAACTAACCACCCTAGCATCCCACATGTGCTCTTAAAACTCCGTTGTGTTGCTTCATTTACAGTATCATTTGAAGTGACATTTTGCTTGAAGTTCTAATTTGGGAATTTTGAAGCCTTCATACAAATTGCAACAGAAGATAACATATGAAAGCATTACATGCAGTGGGATAGCTGCAGGAAAAGTACATTACAGATGTTCTTCCAATTGCAATCAAGACCTTAGTGTATATCTACCAGGGAACAGATAAAAGCAAACGGTGATGTTATGTAGCATTAAATATCGTCAGTCTCCCCACTCATCATAGGATAATGATCCTCTCCATTCCAAATGAAACGTAAATGTCGTAAAGTATCTATTCAgtgtaaaaaattgaatattttgatcatttcaCTGATTAACATAATGTGAAATGACCTAAATACTCCATGTTCTACACCAAATGGAAACTATCCACTTTCAAGTTATCACATTTAAATCCAATTATTAAAATGCCCATATGCTGTCAGCCTCAATGACATGCCAAATACAAACAGAAAAGGCATAATAAAATTGTCTCATGCAGAACATAGGATAGCAAAGAATTAACATCGAAAACATGAGCATGCAAGAATGTAAACTGGGTTTACatgtttcaataaaattttattttacttaataaaaaagaGAATGTAAACTAGGAATCTTCAATTAGGCATAATTTAGCCATATAtagctttttttaatttctttgccAAAAAAGCAATATAAAACAAGCAAAATGATAGTAGTCAGTAAATTTTACTGAAGCTAGATTACAAGAAGACGAGGCAAAAGTTAGACATACATCCTCCTTTGCCTCTCGCAATTCACGCTTACGTTCTTCCTCCATCCATTTTGCCTGCTCTGCAAGTTTCCTTTTGTAAGCACCTGTGACAAATTTGTCCTTGTCTGCATAGAGGTGGTCATCTTTGCTTCTCTCTTTAGCGATTTTTCTCTCAAACACAACCTCGCGGTATTGCTCacgttcttttgttttttctttcaatagcTGAATATATCTTGACTGAAATAGAAACACAATTAATCGGTTACAAATCACTATTTAACTACTTTTTTTGGCAAGTATAACCACTATCTAACCACATCCATGAAGAatgcaaaaccaaaaaaatggtCCCATTTCTGTTCtttatttagttaaaaataaataatccagTTTCTTATAGAATAAAGCCTGCCTTAGgctctctattttttattccaaaggTTTGGGAGGAACTGTAACTAAGATCAATTGAAACCCTACTCCTTTATTGCAAccacaaaaatcttaaaaaactAATGCTTAAAGCTTCAAACTGAggtgaaaacaaaataataggAACTGATAGAATGAACGAACATTAAATCTCCCTTTCTTAAAAGGGGTCCTGAGGGTCTTATCCACAACTCCAAGACAAAATCTGGTAGAGTACAAGAGATTAAAAAATCCTGTCAAGGCTTCAACTTCTCAATTGTGAGCCACTCTAAAAATCTAACATTCCACTAAGGGAAGCCACTTGAAAATTCCAATAATTCAGCCACTAAAGCCACACTTGCAATACTATGCACCCTGGGGAAGTAAATTGAATGTAGTGGTATGACAGATGGCTCTTTCATGCTTAATGTGAAGCATACGGTTGGAAGAAAAATGCCCGCAAAATATGAACATTGTGAGAGAGCATTAAAAGAGCTGAATAACTCACTCAAATTGTTATATCAATAGATAACCACCAGCAACATCCCTAGAGAGGAAATACAGTTTGGTTGGCAGATTCATATGACAAATCACATCCATGGAGTCACCCCCACTCCCATACCAAAATTAGGAATAAATATAGGCCAATGATATTGTGATGTATTAAAACttccattttttgaaaaaactcatcattttgTTCTTTGATATTTAAGAAGTTACGGTAATTTAACCACTTGATTGATAATcaaaccttttatttttgttgtaaattaTTCAATTATGCTCCATTAAAGCACTTGGAAAAAGGGAGAAATGAACAAGATTTACTTTTCTCTCTTCCCGATCTTGCACTCGAGGTAGAACAGCCTTctgtttcatttcatcataaACTCCATCATAATCAAATACAGTGGGATCCTCTTCCAGGGCTTTCTTCTGCTGTTCCTCAATCTTaacaaacataattttataaacaagTCAGACCCATaagaaatgatatgaagaagaaattaaacCCAAAAGAGCATATTTCCCTGCAACGGCCTTTACTCACATCCTTCAGGGACTTGTTCTTGCTAGCCTGCCGAGAAATCTCTCTTTCGACATTGTCTTCATCCTCATCATTAAAGCCAAATGGGGGTGGATGGGGTGGTTTTGACGATTGTTGCTTCTTCTGTTGCGCCGACAGCCTCAGGTTCAACCCATATCCTAGCTTGTTCATTTTACTTTCTCTTCTTACTCTTTCTCTAAAATAAGGAGCCAAAAAGCAGCAAGATCATTTTCACAAaccaattttcttatttttatcaatctaaTAACTCAAGTTAAATCACATTAAACAGCTTTATTCTCTAAAATGCTTCAACAATAAACACTTAGGGCCTCAAAGTGTTTGTTGTCATATGTGAGAGAGAGGGCGAGAGAGAGCTAAACCGGGCAATAGATCCAACTATTGATGACTATGGAGTAGTATTTCTCCTATATCGCCAAGTGAATCCTTCAAATGATAGTGAAATCCCAATTAGAAGCTATGAAACccaaaaggaaggaaaaaaaaatcatctcaggatcgataaatctcaaaatctgtACAATAAATtcatcggaaaaaaaaaaaaagaaaaaaaaaaaagcctgataaaatttcacaaatctTAGAAAACTCGAGCATATAACCAGGTAAAAgtgaaaatttttggtttatACATTTGAAGGTACCAGAGAAAGATGATGCACTTTCAAAGAGAAGTATCTTTGACAAAGCTAAAAGGCAACAGAAAATAAATGCTCAGAGCACAATACATTGACATTCACAGATGCTATTGGCTAACCTTCATTGTAATGAAGAACTGGTAGAATGAGACTGACCATCTCGGCTACTGGCACCAAATTCTAGGAATCAAGAATCTAAgaacccccccacccccccctggaaaaacaaattaacaagGGCTACAAATAGGAGTTGCAGAAGGTTGCATCAAACCTTCACTTCCAGGAGATTTAAGTTGATGGTTTGATGCATGTGAAGAAAGAAAGTATGAGATTAGGAATGATGGAATTACGAACAGCTTCCACAATAATGGCAATCCGTTGGGGAATTGAGGCAAATACGATGGTTATATTGATATACCCATTTTTCAAGCAAGTTTTCACATCTCTATCGGGGCAGAATTGAACTAGCCAGAATGCCACAGaaactaaactaattaaaattgAGCCCTGCATACcagtatttatttaaaattgcaAGAGAAATGATACACGCCCATTAACTGCCCTAACATGATCAATAAATCCTTTTCCATccaaatagaaaagaaaaaaaacacatgagAATACAAGACACATTCCATGTAGAAATCCTATATATTAGTCCTAGTTTGAGATATCAAAGAACAGAGCGGGTATGCAAATTCGAGCAATAAATGTCGgcaaaaacttaattttcaaCCAACCTCAGTTTATCATTAACCCAAATCCAAGGGAACCATTTTATACGAAAGGTGTCCCTTTTTTGTAATGGTTTTGTTTCCTACCATTTTTCAGTAAGCAAATAGAAGAGTGGGATTAACAGAACCGCGATTACCATAAAAAGAACCGTAGACAGCGATCAAAATTAGCTTTTAATAAATCAGACTACGTTAACGGTTAAACTACAATAATCAgtaataaacttattatttcAGTCCTAGATGCCAAGCTTAATCATGAGTCCCAAAATACAAAAAGGCTTCCTTGCGGAGAAAACCAAGgagaaaaaactgaaaatcaaaagaaagaaagaaaattaaacatttcaactcaaaaaGGGCTAATAGGAACAGTTTCATGGGAAGATGAAGGATGGGAAGATGAAGGAGCACTAACCTTCCCGGCAAATCAAAGAGTCTTGTTTCGTTTCTCTTTACCCTTTCCCGGTAACCAAACAGACAGAGCAATCGATTGTAACACACCAGAGAAATCTTAGCAGATTAGGGTTTTGCTCTTTTCGGAGCTCCTCCAGAAATGAGAGTACGTATcggaagagagagaaattaggaaaaaacaaggaaattttaagtaataatattagtattccGACTTTCATGTATTATtcgttttagattttaaaaatatttaaagaagttgaaaaaaagaaaaaattaaaaattaaaaagataaattttgcCAGGCGGTGCCGACTTCGACTTTGTAAGAGATCGAATTCGAGCTCTGACTCTAACTCCGATTTCGATTTCGATATATTCATCCTCCGTATCGACTCCAATTCCAATTTGTCGAAGTGGAGTTGGATTTGAGCCccttttttttactgttttcaacttcattttattttataagtactattttcaacttcatatttggtatactttttaaaaaagaaatttttgtgtgagcttttaaatttaatttttttcaaaaatcacaatataaagtaaataatttactttttactaaaaacataacacaaaataaaactaaataaaaacaagtaacatactaagtTACTAACatgcttcaaaaaattaaaaaaaaaattaaaaatgactaATCACTTCAATAAACATCCAATGCATCAATGCatcatccacatccaactaatcacttCAAGTCTACAATAAACATCCACACCCATTATCCacatcaatcataataatatgttCTTACAACGATtacaacaaacattttttaagttctaattttgaaaaaaaaaaaaaaaaagcaacccaaatttttaaatgccaaccaaattaaatgttccCAACAATAAACATATTACAACAAATTAAATGTTCCAAGTGCCACACTGCCATTCCAATTTCTAAGTTGtgctaaaaaataatatgaaaagattttagttagaaaatattttgctatGCCAACCAGAAAATGATAATGACAACAGAGCTAACTATAAATTTTGCTATGCAGTAAATATCCATTATCCTAGTTTCACAGAGAATAACATTAATACCATAACATTTAGGAGTTCCTGAACTCTAACAACTATATAACAGTTCAAAGAGACTAACAAACTCGTACTACTAACAGTTCAATGATCTTACAAATTCCAAAAATCCAATTCACGCATTGTTGATGGTCCTCTCAATTCAAACCAGGAACGTGATATAAGTTATCCAATCtttcttttcatgattttcaagatTGTTAGCCACAAAACAGACATCAGCAAGACTTTCAGGGAATAACATGACAACTTATGTCGTATATGCACTAAAATTAGTTTATCAAAAAGAGGTGATTTGGTCAAGTCTAAATTCCTAAAGGTGATAAAACTTCAACTTTGTACTTATGAAAATGTTCAACTTTGTGGAACACAGATTAACTACCCAACCACACCATCAAttacagaaagaaaataaaacaacccACATGTTCATTAAAACAGTCTCAATTTTAgcatcatattaatatataaacagcCCCAAACCACAACACACAAATAAAAACAGctccaaaaaacaaatataaccaCAGTTTATTCATTCAAAACATCCCAACAAAAACAGCCccaatattaactcaaactaaAACAGTCCAGTATAATCACAGTTTTATCCAATCATTCCttgcaacaacaaaaaaagccCCAAACTAATTCTATTTTAGTTACACAGATTTTACACAAACTCATCAATTGCAACATCCATCCAAACAAGTATAATCACAGTTTATTCCTTCAAAACATCCCAACAAAAGCAACCccaatattaactcaaactCATCAACTACAAGTCTGCAACatccatccttttttttttttttgagggggTTTCAAACTCCATACCTCCATTTTGAAGGCTATGGGTTATGTCAACCAGGCCATAGGCCTTTGGCAACATCCATCCTATTTTAGTTacacatattttatacaaactcatcattacaaaattacaGAGATTTTACACAAACTCATCAACACAAAATTACATAGATTTTACACAACTATAGCATCCCAACATTACACAGATTTTACACAACCATATCATCACAAAATTACACAGATTTTACACAACCATAT
This window contains:
- the LOC121241128 gene encoding nuclear speckle splicing regulatory protein 1-like, producing the protein MNKLGYGLNLRLSAQQKKQQSSKPPHPPPFGFNDEDEDNVEREISRQASKNKSLKDIEEQQKKALEEDPTVFDYDGVYDEMKQKAVLPRVQDREERKSRYIQLLKEKTKEREQYREVVFERKIAKERSKDDHLYADKDKFVTGAYKRKLAEQAKWMEEERKRELREAKEDVTKKSDLSDFYFNLGKNVAFGANDAELRKPEKQADSRKAERQPELRELEKLGEKSSASVSDKVGPSDNLNSPLEVSGMEEKHQGSASTLPERQFLSPDVMPATDASAQEETVGEQPSAEQPKRDHHKRNEDAVAAAKERFLARKKAKEQ